Proteins from a single region of Pyrus communis chromosome 6, drPyrComm1.1, whole genome shotgun sequence:
- the LOC137737835 gene encoding (R)-mandelonitrile lyase 3-like produces the protein MNNKFLAIENKTSSSKWKEKKRISDFKNMKKSTIYSILSVLHIFALHLQSEVNSFATTRDHDFRYMRFVYNASDPRLEASYDYIVIGGGTAGCPLAATLSANYSVLLLERGSIPTAYPSVLRDDGLLTTLMREDNGKTPAQKFTSEDGVPNVRGRVLGGSSMINAGFYTRADRDFFMKSGIEWNMDSVYEAYRWVEETIVFRPTMDPWQSSVAKALLEAGVGPDNGLNLDHIKGTKIGGSTFDNNGRRHGAVELLNKGDPNKLRVAVQATVEKILFSSKASSLSAIGIMYSDSNGRSHCAYVRSQGEVVLSAGVIGSPQLLQLSGIGPESYLSSLKIPVVSPHPYVGQFMYDNPRNLINILPPFPLEPSPVKIVGITSDFYIESLSGSPFSTPPFSLFPNPFNPIKVDSSFGQIVIKVPGPMSYGSLRLQSSSDVRVSPNVKFNYYAHPLDLSRCVSGMKKIGELLRTNSLKQFKAQDLPGIEGFKFLGLSLPKNQTDDVSFQTFCRSSVATFWHYQGGSIVGKVVDSGLRVLGINALRVVDASTFNFSPGANPQATLMMFGRYVGLKMLQERSA, from the exons tggaaggaaaaaaaacgaATATCTGACTTCAAAAACATGAAGAAATCAACAATATATTCAATACTGTCAGTGTTGCACATCTTTGCTCTTCATCTTCAATCAGAGGTTAACTCGTTCGCTACTACTCGTGATCATG ATTTTCGCTACATGAGATTTGTGTATAACGCCAGTGATCCACGGTTAGAAGCATCGTATGACTATATTGTCATTGGTGGAGGAACAGCAGGTTGCCCACTAGCAGCAACTTTATCAGCAAACTACTCAGTGCTCCTTCTAGAAAGGGGCAGTATTCCTACAGCATATCCGAGCGTCTTGCGTGACGATGGGCTTCTAACTACTCTAATGCGGGAAGATAATGGCAAGACACCAGCTCAAAAGTTCACATCAGAAGATGGTGTTCCTAATGTCAGAGGCAGGGTCTTAGGTGGGTCAAGCATGATTAATGCTGGCTTCTACACCAGAGCTGACAGGGATTTCTTTATGAAATCAGGGATTGAGTGGAACATGGATTCGGTTTATGAGGCATATCGGTGGGTTGAAGAAACTATTGTGTTCCGCCCAACTATGGATCCCTGGCAATCTTCTGTAGCAAAAGCATTGTTGGAGGCTGGTGTTGGTCCAGACAATGGACTTAATTTGGATCACATTAAAGGAACTAAAATTGGGGGTTCGACGTTTGACAACAATGGGAGAAGACATGGAGCTGTGGAGCTGCTTAATAAGGGAGATCCGAACAAATTGCGAGTTGCAGTTCAAGCCACAGTAGAGAAgatcctcttctcttccaaGGCATCAA GTTTGTCAGCTATTGGAATCATGTATAGTGATTCGAACGGGAGGTCCCATTGTGCATATGTACGCAGTCAAGGGGAGGTTGTATTGAGTGCCGGTGTAATTGGGAGCCCTCAACTTCTACAACTTAGTGGTATTGGCCCAGAATCTTATCTGTCATCTCTTAAAATCCCAGTTGTTAGTCCCCATCCATACGTTGGGCAGTTTATGTATGACAATCCTCGTAACTTAATTAACATTTTGCCCCCATTTCCACTAGAGCCTTCACCTGTGAAGATTGTAGGTATTACAAGCGATTTCTACATAGAGAGTCTCTCCGGTTCTCCATTTTCTACTCCACCATTTAGTCTTTTTCCTAATCCATTTAATCCCATAAAGGTTGATTCGAGTTTCGGACAAATTGTTATCAAAGTTCCAGGACCCATGTCATATGGTTCTCTTAGGCTGCAATCATCCTCTGACGTGAGAGTCAGCCCAAATGTCAAATTTAACTACTATGCACACCCGTTGGACCTTTCTCGTTGTGTTAGTGGCATGAAAAAGATTGGCGAATTGCTAAGGACAAACTCATTGAAACAATTTAAGGCTCAAGATCTGCCGGGTATAGAAGGTTTTAAGTTTTTAGGCCTATCCTTACCAAAGAACCAGACAGATGATGTTTCCTTTCAGACATTTTGCCGAAGTTCAGTGGCAACATTTTGGCATTACCAGGGGGGATCCATTGTTGGAAAGGTTGTCGATAGCGGTTTGCGTGTTTTGGGGATCAATGCATTGCGTGTTGTGGATGCATCCACATTCAATTTCTCACCGGGGGCGAATCCTCAGGCCACCCTTATGATGTTTGGCAG GTATGTTGGCCTTAAGATGCTGCAAGAAAGATCAGCCTGA